One genomic window of Ziziphus jujuba cultivar Dongzao chromosome 4, ASM3175591v1 includes the following:
- the LOC107416799 gene encoding uncharacterized protein LOC107416799: MKQKVVIKVSLNDQKSRTKAIKTAVGVDGVIQAALQTEKNQIEVTGNDLDVVLLTTLLRKSLKYAGVVSVSVVEDKKEEKKDEKKDDPPKLVWTPYAGGVPLNVIYDPHHNPYQYQYQQDPSCSIM, translated from the exons ATGAAG CAAAAGGTGGTCATCAAGGTGTCTCTAAACGACCAGAAATCCAGAACCAAAGCAATCAAAACTGCAGTTGGTGTTGATG GGGTAATACAAGCAGCTCTTCAGACGGAGAAGAATCAAATAGAGGTAACAGGGAATGATTTAGATGTGGTATTGCTCACCACTTTGCTGAGGAAAAGCCTGAAATATGCAGGGGTTGTGAGTGTTAGCGTTGTGGAAGataaaaaggaagagaagaagGACGAGAAGAAAGACGATCCACCAAAGCTAGTTTGGACACCATATGCTGGTGGTGTGCCTCTTAATGTTATATATGATCCACACCACAACCCATACCAGTACCAATACCAACAAGACCCGTCTTGCTCCATCATGTAA
- the LOC107416805 gene encoding heavy metal-associated isoprenylated plant protein 16, whose product MKQKVVIKVSLNDQKSRTKAIKTAVGVDGVIQAALQQEKNQIEVTGNDLDVVLLTTLLRKSLNYAEVLSVSVVDDKKEEEKEEQNDDPSKLVWTPYAGGVPFNVICDPYHYPYEYKYHQDPSCSIM is encoded by the exons ATGAAG CAAAAGGTGGTCATCAAGGTGTCTCTAAACGACCAGAAATCCAGAACCAAAGCAATCAAAACTGCAGTTGGTGTTGATG GGGTAATACAAGCAGCTCTTCAGCAGGAGAAGAATCAAATAGAGGTAACAGGGAATGATTTAGATGTGGTATTGCTCACCACTTTGCTGAGGAAAAGCCTGAATTATGCAGAGGTTTTGAGTGTTAGCGTTGTGGACGATAAAAAGGAAGAGGAGAAGGAAGAGCAGAATGACGATCCATCAAAGCTAGTTTGGACACCATATGCTGGTGGTGTGCCTTTTAATGTTATATGTGATCCATACCACTACCCATACGAGTACAAATACCACCAAGACCCGTCTTGCTCCATCATGTAA